In Pleuronectes platessa chromosome 4, fPlePla1.1, whole genome shotgun sequence, the following proteins share a genomic window:
- the fam219ab gene encoding protein FAM219A isoform X1 has protein sequence MMEEIDRFQVPSAVQEAEMQAEMQPLDPASSTVSEADSDTREGEPVTINYKPSPLQMKIEKQRELARKGSLKNTNTVGSPVNQQPKKNNVMARTRLVVPNKGYSSLDQSPDEKPLVALDTDSDDDFDMSRYSSSGYSSAEQINQDLNIQLLKDGYRLDEIPDDEDLDLIPPKSVNPTCMCCQATSSTTCQIQ, from the exons ATGATGGAAGAAATAGACAGATTCCAAGTACCGAGCGCCGTGCAGGAGGCGGAGATGCAGGCAGAGATGCAGCCGCTG GACCCAGCCTCGTCCACGGTGTCAGAGGCGGACTCGGACACCAGGGAGGGGGAGCCCGTCACCATAAACTACAAGCCCTCACCCCTCCAGATGAAAATAG agaaacagagagagctgGCCAGGAAGGGTTCGTTGAAGAACACCAACACTGTAGGAAGTCCAGTGAACCAGCAGCCCAAGAAGAACAACGTCATGGCCAGAACACG GTTGGTAGTGCCCAATAAAGGCTATTCCTCTTTAGACCAGAGCCCAGACGAGAAGCCCCTGGTGGCCctagacacagacag CGATGATGATTTTGACATGTCTAGATACTCATCGTCGGGATACTCCTCTGCTGAG caAATCAACCAGGATCTGAACATCCAGCTGCTGAAGGACGGTTACCGCCTGGACGAGATCCCAGATGACGAGGACCTGGATCTGATTCCACCCAAATCAGTCAACCCCACCTGCATGTGTTGCCAGgcaacctcctccaccacctgtcAAATACAGTAA
- the fam219ab gene encoding protein FAM219A isoform X2, which produces MMEEIDRFQVPSAVQEAEMQAEMQPLDPASSTVSEADSDTREGEPRELARKGSLKNTNTVGSPVNQQPKKNNVMARTRLVVPNKGYSSLDQSPDEKPLVALDTDSDDDFDMSRYSSSGYSSAEQINQDLNIQLLKDGYRLDEIPDDEDLDLIPPKSVNPTCMCCQATSSTTCQIQ; this is translated from the exons ATGATGGAAGAAATAGACAGATTCCAAGTACCGAGCGCCGTGCAGGAGGCGGAGATGCAGGCAGAGATGCAGCCGCTG GACCCAGCCTCGTCCACGGTGTCAGAGGCGGACTCGGACACCAGGGAGGGGGAGCCC agagagctgGCCAGGAAGGGTTCGTTGAAGAACACCAACACTGTAGGAAGTCCAGTGAACCAGCAGCCCAAGAAGAACAACGTCATGGCCAGAACACG GTTGGTAGTGCCCAATAAAGGCTATTCCTCTTTAGACCAGAGCCCAGACGAGAAGCCCCTGGTGGCCctagacacagacag CGATGATGATTTTGACATGTCTAGATACTCATCGTCGGGATACTCCTCTGCTGAG caAATCAACCAGGATCTGAACATCCAGCTGCTGAAGGACGGTTACCGCCTGGACGAGATCCCAGATGACGAGGACCTGGATCTGATTCCACCCAAATCAGTCAACCCCACCTGCATGTGTTGCCAGgcaacctcctccaccacctgtcAAATACAGTAA
- the fam219ab gene encoding protein FAM219A isoform X4, which produces MMEEIDRFQDPASSTVSEADSDTREGEPRELARKGSLKNTNTVGSPVNQQPKKNNVMARTRLVVPNKGYSSLDQSPDEKPLVALDTDSDDDFDMSRYSSSGYSSAEQINQDLNIQLLKDGYRLDEIPDDEDLDLIPPKSVNPTCMCCQATSSTTCQIQ; this is translated from the exons ATGATGGAAGAAATAGACAGATTCCAA GACCCAGCCTCGTCCACGGTGTCAGAGGCGGACTCGGACACCAGGGAGGGGGAGCCC agagagctgGCCAGGAAGGGTTCGTTGAAGAACACCAACACTGTAGGAAGTCCAGTGAACCAGCAGCCCAAGAAGAACAACGTCATGGCCAGAACACG GTTGGTAGTGCCCAATAAAGGCTATTCCTCTTTAGACCAGAGCCCAGACGAGAAGCCCCTGGTGGCCctagacacagacag CGATGATGATTTTGACATGTCTAGATACTCATCGTCGGGATACTCCTCTGCTGAG caAATCAACCAGGATCTGAACATCCAGCTGCTGAAGGACGGTTACCGCCTGGACGAGATCCCAGATGACGAGGACCTGGATCTGATTCCACCCAAATCAGTCAACCCCACCTGCATGTGTTGCCAGgcaacctcctccaccacctgtcAAATACAGTAA
- the fam219ab gene encoding protein FAM219A isoform X3 codes for MMEEIDRFQDPASSTVSEADSDTREGEPVTINYKPSPLQMKIEKQRELARKGSLKNTNTVGSPVNQQPKKNNVMARTRLVVPNKGYSSLDQSPDEKPLVALDTDSDDDFDMSRYSSSGYSSAEQINQDLNIQLLKDGYRLDEIPDDEDLDLIPPKSVNPTCMCCQATSSTTCQIQ; via the exons ATGATGGAAGAAATAGACAGATTCCAA GACCCAGCCTCGTCCACGGTGTCAGAGGCGGACTCGGACACCAGGGAGGGGGAGCCCGTCACCATAAACTACAAGCCCTCACCCCTCCAGATGAAAATAG agaaacagagagagctgGCCAGGAAGGGTTCGTTGAAGAACACCAACACTGTAGGAAGTCCAGTGAACCAGCAGCCCAAGAAGAACAACGTCATGGCCAGAACACG GTTGGTAGTGCCCAATAAAGGCTATTCCTCTTTAGACCAGAGCCCAGACGAGAAGCCCCTGGTGGCCctagacacagacag CGATGATGATTTTGACATGTCTAGATACTCATCGTCGGGATACTCCTCTGCTGAG caAATCAACCAGGATCTGAACATCCAGCTGCTGAAGGACGGTTACCGCCTGGACGAGATCCCAGATGACGAGGACCTGGATCTGATTCCACCCAAATCAGTCAACCCCACCTGCATGTGTTGCCAGgcaacctcctccaccacctgtcAAATACAGTAA